One window of Verrucomicrobiia bacterium genomic DNA carries:
- a CDS encoding flavodoxin family protein → MNDPVARREFLTATGAAALATTATSVLGADAPSGSPLKLLGVSCSPRKGMTTAKAVQAALDAAKAVSPRIETELIDLGGLSIAPWSPQTPVDDMAPLLPKFRDPALAGLILGSPCYFRSLSGLAKCFLERLAPLREPVMILADKPFGVVTVGAFRNGGQELTIQEVQAILLCFGMVPVGGHAPAFQGATLLSTNDSVAQDELGLRTAAQVGRRVAEMSLSQAR, encoded by the coding sequence ATGAACGATCCCGTCGCTCGCCGCGAGTTCCTCACCGCCACCGGCGCCGCCGCCCTAGCGACAACCGCAACATCGGTCCTTGGAGCGGACGCCCCCAGCGGATCTCCGCTGAAGCTGTTGGGCGTCTCGTGCAGTCCGCGCAAGGGCATGACCACCGCCAAGGCAGTCCAAGCCGCCCTCGATGCCGCCAAGGCGGTTTCGCCCCGCATCGAGACCGAGTTGATCGACCTGGGCGGACTTTCAATCGCTCCCTGGTCGCCTCAGACGCCGGTGGACGACATGGCGCCCCTGCTGCCGAAGTTCCGCGATCCAGCACTCGCCGGCCTGATCCTCGGCTCGCCCTGCTACTTCCGGTCGTTGAGCGGGCTCGCCAAGTGCTTCCTGGAGCGTCTCGCGCCGTTGCGTGAGCCGGTGATGATCCTCGCCGACAAGCCCTTCGGCGTTGTGACGGTCGGAGCCTTCCGTAATGGCGGGCAGGAACTGACGATTCAGGAGGTCCAGGCCATCCTCCTCTGTTTTGGCATGGTCCCGGTGGGCGGCCACGCACCCGCCTTTCAGGGTGCCACACTCCTCTCCACGAACGACAGTGTCGCACAGGACGAACTCGGCCTGAGGACTGCCGCCCAGGTCGGCAGGCGCGTGGCCGAGATGAGTCTCTCCCAAGCCCGGTGA
- a CDS encoding helix-turn-helix transcriptional regulator: protein MIVDELSRGERCVCELAGMVGSEMPTVSRQLSILKNAGIVDDDKRGTQVFYRLMTPCVMKFFQCVRDVKSNGGSR from the coding sequence GTGATCGTCGATGAACTTTCTCGCGGCGAGCGCTGCGTCTGCGAACTGGCCGGGATGGTCGGGTCGGAAATGCCCACCGTCTCGCGTCAGCTCTCGATCCTGAAGAACGCCGGTATCGTCGATGACGACAAACGCGGCACCCAGGTCTTCTACCGCCTGATGACGCCCTGCGTGATGAAGTTCTTTCAGTGCGTCCGGGACGTGAAATCCAACGGGGGCAGCCGATGA